A window from Rhea pennata isolate bPtePen1 chromosome 1, bPtePen1.pri, whole genome shotgun sequence encodes these proteins:
- the PLA2G6 gene encoding 85/88 kDa calcium-independent phospholipase A2 isoform X1 yields MQFLGRLVNTINSVTQIFTNPYRIKEVTVAEYATHACLREEGRVTLYKNGLARSWDCLLVNPQSPQVAFRLFQLDNETDAVVRFEEYARQLRPFYESSHQPLSLEVLQQLSDCFRNHPSWSSAHVAVEIGHRESFRHNHVLSCVNSTDSEEGCTPLHLACRKGDIACLQELLECHARVDITDRNGETVFHYAVRGSSPQIIELLGRTPTVGLDHLSHEGLTPLHLACQLGKEDVVRSLLNCRASCSIMGRLGYPIHVALKYSQKGCAQAILEADASQVHSKDPRYEAIPLHWAKKAEMTQLLLEYGSEVNFISRTADMALHIAVKRGRFDCAMVLLTNGAHTNAKGQDGNTPLHLAMKHDHLDMIKALVVFGGDVEIPNDFGETPGLLAARSSKGANRKVLLDLLQTVGTERCHPPNPDSPCLAPSAAPFFLEGQLPPRSSFNSLGYKDLLYVSTAVGQLLKTPDVVDSPNEGRRNHDRLLCLDGGGIRGLVLIQLLLAIEKAAGRPIREIFDWIAGTSTGGILALAIVHGKSMDYMRCLYFRMKDMVFQGSRPYESEPLDEFLKKEFGENTKMTDVQKPKVMVTGTLCDRQPAELHLFRNYPVPETKTSTEYKTAASFKPLTKPEDQLVWRAARCSGAAPTYFRPIGRFLDGGLLANNPTLDAMAEIHEYNKTLIKKGQRQKVRKLGLVVSLGTGKPPQVPVSSVDVFRPSNPWELAKTVFGARELGKMVVDCCTDADGPAVDRARAWCEMTDVPYFRLSPQLHADVMLDEVNDTVLVNALWDTQLYIYQQREQFEQLVQHLLAR; encoded by the exons ATGCAGTTTCTTGGCCGGCTTGTGAATACCATCAACAGCGTCACCCAAATATTTACAAACCCCTACCGGATAAAGGAGGTGACTGTTGCAGAATATGCTACTCATGCCTGCTTGAGGGAAGAAGGCAGGGTGACCCTGTATAAGAATGGTCTTGCGCGCTCCTGGGATTGCCTGCTGGTGAATCCCCAGAGCCCACAGGTTGCTTTCCG TCTCTTCCAGCTTGACAATGAAACAGATGCCGTTGTGCGTTTTGAGGAGTATGCCAGGCAGCTGCGTCCTTTCTACGAAAGCTCTCATCAGCCCTTGTCTTTGGAGGTTCTCCAGCAGCTTAGTGACTGCTTCCGCAACCATCCCAGCTGGTCCTCAGCACATGTTGCAGTGGAGATTGGCCATCGAGAGAGCTTCCGGCACAACCATGTTCTGAG CTGCGTGAACAGCACTGACAGTGAAGAGGGCTGCACCCCGCTGCACCTGGCATGCCGCAAGGGGGACATAGCatgcctgcaggagctgctggagtgCCATGCGCGGGTGGACATTACTGACAGGAATGGGGAGACGGTTTTCCACTACGCTGTGCGAGGGAGCAGCCCCCAGATCATTGAG ctCCTGGGAAGAACTCCAACTGTTGGCTTGGACCACCTAAGCCATGAAGGGCTGACCCCTCTGCATCTTGCCTGCCAGCTGGGCAAAGAGGATGTGGTTCGCTCCCTGCTGAACTGTCGTGCCAGCTGCAGCATCATGGGGAGATTGGGCTACCCCATTCATGTGGCTCTGAAGTACTCTCAGAAGGG GTGTGCCCAGGCCATCCTTGAGGCAGATGCTAGCCAGGTTCACTCCAAGGACCCTCGCTATGAAGCCATTCCGCTGCACTGGGCGAAGAAGGCAGAG ATGACGCAGCTGCTGCTCGAGTACGGCTCTGAGGTGAATTTTATCAGCCGGACAGCTGACATGGCTCTGCACATTGCAGTCAAGAGGGGCCGCTTTGACTGTGCCATGGTACTGCTCACAAATGGGGCCCACACTAATGCCAAGGGTCAGGATGGCAACACTCCGCTGCATCTGGCCATGAAA CATGACCATCTGGACATGATCAAAGCCCTCGTTGTGTTTGGAGGGGATGTTGAGATCCCTAATGACTTTGGGGAGACTCCAGGGCTGTTGGCAGCCAGGAGCAGCAAAG GTGCGAACCGGAAAGTGCTCTTAGACCTGCTGCAAACTGTAGGGACTGAACGCTGCCACCCACCCAACCCTGACTCCCCATGTCTGGCACCATCTGCTGCCCCCTTCTTCCTGGAAGGGCAACTTCCCCCACGGAGCAGCTTCAACAGCTTAG GGTACAAAGACCTTCTCTATGTTTCCACGGCGGTCGGACAGTTGCTGAAGACACCGGATGTTGTGGACTCTCCTAATGAGGGTAGGAGAAA tCACGATCGCCTCCTGTGCCTGGATGGAGGGGGCATCCGGGGCCTGGTGCTCATCCAGCTCCTCCTGGCTATTGAAAAGGCTGCAGGCCGTCCTATTCGTGAGATTTTTGACTGGATCGCAGGGACCAGCACTGGGGGAATCTTGGCCCTGGCTATTGTACATG GGAAGTCCATGGACTACATGCGCTGCCTGTACTTCCGCATGAAGGACATGGTGTTCCAGGGGTCTCGGCCCTATGAATCGGAGCCTCTGGACGAGTTCTTGAAGAAGGAATTTGGGGAAAACACCAAAATGACAGATGTCCAAAAACCCAA GGTCATGGTGACAGGGACGCTGTGCGACCGGCAGCCGGCTGAGCTCCACCTTTTCAGGAATTACCCTGTGCCAGAGACAAAAACCTCCACAGAGTACAAGACAGCTGCATCTTTCAAACCTCTGACTAAGCCGGAAG ACCAACTGGTGTGGCGCGCTGCCCGCTGCAGTGGTGCAGCTCCCACTTATTTCCGACCAATAGGGCGCTTTCTGGATGGTGGGCTGCTAGCAAACAACCCAACCCTCGATGCCATGGCGGAAATCCATGAGTACAACAAGACACTAATCAAGAAG GGACAGAGGCAGAAAGTAAGAAAACTAGGGTTGGTGGTTTCCCTGGGGACAGGGAAGCCTCCGCAGGTCCCGGTGAGCTCTGTGGATGTTTTCCGCCCCTCCAACCCTTGGGAGCTGGCAAAGACTGTCTTCGGGGCCAGGGAGCTCGGCAAGATGGTGGTGGATTGC TGCACTGACGCAGATGGCCCAGCTGTGGATCGTGCCAGGGCCTGGTGTGAGATGACAGATGTCCCATATTTCCG GCTGAGTCCTCAGCTGCACGCAGATGTGATGTTGGACGAGGTGAACGACACAGTGCTGGTGAACGCCCTCTGGGACACTCAGCTTTACATCTACCAACAGCGGGAGCAGTTTGAGCAGCTGGTGCAGCACCTCCTTGCCCGATGA
- the PLA2G6 gene encoding 85/88 kDa calcium-independent phospholipase A2 isoform X2: MQFLGRLVNTINSVTQIFTNPYRIKEVTVAEYATHACLREEGRVTLYKNGLARSWDCLLVNPQSPQVAFRLFQLDNETDAVVRFEEYARQLRPFYESSHQPLSLEVLQQLSDCFRNHPSWSSAHVAVEIGHRESFRHNHVLSCVNSTDSEEGCTPLHLACRKGDIACLQELLECHARVDITDRNGETVFHYAVRGSSPQIIELLGRTPTVGLDHLSHEGLTPLHLACQLGKEDVVRSLLNCRASCSIMGRLGYPIHVALKYSQKGCAQAILEADASQVHSKDPRYEAIPLHWAKKAEMTQLLLEYGSEVNFISRTADMALHIAVKRGRFDCAMVLLTNGAHTNAKGQDGNTPLHLAMKHDHLDMIKALVVFGGDVEIPNDFGETPGLLAARSSKGYKDLLYVSTAVGQLLKTPDVVDSPNEGRRNHDRLLCLDGGGIRGLVLIQLLLAIEKAAGRPIREIFDWIAGTSTGGILALAIVHGKSMDYMRCLYFRMKDMVFQGSRPYESEPLDEFLKKEFGENTKMTDVQKPKVMVTGTLCDRQPAELHLFRNYPVPETKTSTEYKTAASFKPLTKPEDQLVWRAARCSGAAPTYFRPIGRFLDGGLLANNPTLDAMAEIHEYNKTLIKKGQRQKVRKLGLVVSLGTGKPPQVPVSSVDVFRPSNPWELAKTVFGARELGKMVVDCCTDADGPAVDRARAWCEMTDVPYFRLSPQLHADVMLDEVNDTVLVNALWDTQLYIYQQREQFEQLVQHLLAR; the protein is encoded by the exons ATGCAGTTTCTTGGCCGGCTTGTGAATACCATCAACAGCGTCACCCAAATATTTACAAACCCCTACCGGATAAAGGAGGTGACTGTTGCAGAATATGCTACTCATGCCTGCTTGAGGGAAGAAGGCAGGGTGACCCTGTATAAGAATGGTCTTGCGCGCTCCTGGGATTGCCTGCTGGTGAATCCCCAGAGCCCACAGGTTGCTTTCCG TCTCTTCCAGCTTGACAATGAAACAGATGCCGTTGTGCGTTTTGAGGAGTATGCCAGGCAGCTGCGTCCTTTCTACGAAAGCTCTCATCAGCCCTTGTCTTTGGAGGTTCTCCAGCAGCTTAGTGACTGCTTCCGCAACCATCCCAGCTGGTCCTCAGCACATGTTGCAGTGGAGATTGGCCATCGAGAGAGCTTCCGGCACAACCATGTTCTGAG CTGCGTGAACAGCACTGACAGTGAAGAGGGCTGCACCCCGCTGCACCTGGCATGCCGCAAGGGGGACATAGCatgcctgcaggagctgctggagtgCCATGCGCGGGTGGACATTACTGACAGGAATGGGGAGACGGTTTTCCACTACGCTGTGCGAGGGAGCAGCCCCCAGATCATTGAG ctCCTGGGAAGAACTCCAACTGTTGGCTTGGACCACCTAAGCCATGAAGGGCTGACCCCTCTGCATCTTGCCTGCCAGCTGGGCAAAGAGGATGTGGTTCGCTCCCTGCTGAACTGTCGTGCCAGCTGCAGCATCATGGGGAGATTGGGCTACCCCATTCATGTGGCTCTGAAGTACTCTCAGAAGGG GTGTGCCCAGGCCATCCTTGAGGCAGATGCTAGCCAGGTTCACTCCAAGGACCCTCGCTATGAAGCCATTCCGCTGCACTGGGCGAAGAAGGCAGAG ATGACGCAGCTGCTGCTCGAGTACGGCTCTGAGGTGAATTTTATCAGCCGGACAGCTGACATGGCTCTGCACATTGCAGTCAAGAGGGGCCGCTTTGACTGTGCCATGGTACTGCTCACAAATGGGGCCCACACTAATGCCAAGGGTCAGGATGGCAACACTCCGCTGCATCTGGCCATGAAA CATGACCATCTGGACATGATCAAAGCCCTCGTTGTGTTTGGAGGGGATGTTGAGATCCCTAATGACTTTGGGGAGACTCCAGGGCTGTTGGCAGCCAGGAGCAGCAAAG GGTACAAAGACCTTCTCTATGTTTCCACGGCGGTCGGACAGTTGCTGAAGACACCGGATGTTGTGGACTCTCCTAATGAGGGTAGGAGAAA tCACGATCGCCTCCTGTGCCTGGATGGAGGGGGCATCCGGGGCCTGGTGCTCATCCAGCTCCTCCTGGCTATTGAAAAGGCTGCAGGCCGTCCTATTCGTGAGATTTTTGACTGGATCGCAGGGACCAGCACTGGGGGAATCTTGGCCCTGGCTATTGTACATG GGAAGTCCATGGACTACATGCGCTGCCTGTACTTCCGCATGAAGGACATGGTGTTCCAGGGGTCTCGGCCCTATGAATCGGAGCCTCTGGACGAGTTCTTGAAGAAGGAATTTGGGGAAAACACCAAAATGACAGATGTCCAAAAACCCAA GGTCATGGTGACAGGGACGCTGTGCGACCGGCAGCCGGCTGAGCTCCACCTTTTCAGGAATTACCCTGTGCCAGAGACAAAAACCTCCACAGAGTACAAGACAGCTGCATCTTTCAAACCTCTGACTAAGCCGGAAG ACCAACTGGTGTGGCGCGCTGCCCGCTGCAGTGGTGCAGCTCCCACTTATTTCCGACCAATAGGGCGCTTTCTGGATGGTGGGCTGCTAGCAAACAACCCAACCCTCGATGCCATGGCGGAAATCCATGAGTACAACAAGACACTAATCAAGAAG GGACAGAGGCAGAAAGTAAGAAAACTAGGGTTGGTGGTTTCCCTGGGGACAGGGAAGCCTCCGCAGGTCCCGGTGAGCTCTGTGGATGTTTTCCGCCCCTCCAACCCTTGGGAGCTGGCAAAGACTGTCTTCGGGGCCAGGGAGCTCGGCAAGATGGTGGTGGATTGC TGCACTGACGCAGATGGCCCAGCTGTGGATCGTGCCAGGGCCTGGTGTGAGATGACAGATGTCCCATATTTCCG GCTGAGTCCTCAGCTGCACGCAGATGTGATGTTGGACGAGGTGAACGACACAGTGCTGGTGAACGCCCTCTGGGACACTCAGCTTTACATCTACCAACAGCGGGAGCAGTTTGAGCAGCTGGTGCAGCACCTCCTTGCCCGATGA